ACACACAATCGTAAAGAACCATCTTTCTTTTTCACAAATTAAACAGGAGCACCCCGTGGTGAAGAACTACGTCTAATAAATCCTTGACTTAAAAGTTGGTCTATCTGAGACTTCAATTCCTGCATTTCCTTTGGATCCATTCTATAAGGAGCACGAGCAATAGGTGTTGTACCTAGTTGGAGTTCGATGCGAAACTCTACTTGCCTACTTGGAGGTAACCCAGGAACCTCTCGGAACAAATACGAAAAATCAGATACCACATGTATACTCGCAATCTGCAGAGACTCATTATCTAGTACTTCACCCTAGATATGGCTGAGGAAAGCTTCTACAAACAGACTTCGAGATGTAGTATGCACCACTACCTTAGATTGACCCGGCTTCGCAAAATTATTTGTCTTTACAGCACAATCCAATTGCACAAAATTAAAAGACAACCAATCCATTCTTAATAGCACATTGTAAGGAACCATCTCTAACACATAAAGATCCACCAAATGCTCAACATCTCCAATCATAATAGGACAAGCATCAACCTTGTTACTCAACTCTACCATACTACTCGTAGGAGTAGCAACATGTAAAGGAAAATCACACACTTTCATAGAAAGATTTACCATGCGAACTAACTTAGCAGAAATAAAAGAATGAGTAGCTCCATTATCAAATAAAATACTAACAGGCTCTCCTAAAATAAAGAAGGTACCTCCCAAAGTAGCATTCTCTGTCTCAGAAGGTTGCACAACAAAGAGTTGACCTTGGCCACGAGGCTGCACATTACGGTTGGCAACCCCAGTGTTTGCCTGTTCACGCCTGTATGTTGTTCGAACCTTCTGATTGGTATATTTTAATGCCTTGTGACCCCTTTCTCGACAGTTATAACATAACCCATAAAAAAATTTAATTGGTTTAGCGCCAACAGCCTCACCTTCGGCTGACACTACTGCTCTTTTGGTGCCTCCATCCTTCTGACCATGATTCCCTTGATTCCAATGCCCCTTCCTTTTCTTCCCTGGCTGACCACCTTGTTGAGTGATATTCTGGGACTGCTGGTTCTTACCACTTCCATGTTGACTTGACGAAGCTTTTGATGCACGGTCAACCTTATTTTCCTTCTTCAAGTATTCCTCATCCCTCTTATGAGCCAAGAAATCTTGCTCAAGCTCTCTGGCACATTCAAAAGCCCTAACATATGTGTCAATCATATGATTTGCAACAATATGCCTCTGATAAACAACATTCAGACCATGAACAAACCTACGTCTATTTTTCTCTTCAGTATCCACCAAGTGAGGTACAAACATCGACAATCTGGAGTATTCAATCTCATACTCTGTAACAGATAAAGTACCCTGCTTaaatgaaagaaactctctctcctTAGCATTTCGAATACTCTGAGGGAAATACTTGTCATCAAACATTCGAATGAATCCTGTCCATATCATGGTGGCATAATCCAATCCACGTGAAGCTGAAGTCCACCAAGTATGAGCATATCCAGTGAGCTCAAAGGTAGCTAATCTCTGCTTGAAGACTTCTGTGCAAGAAGGTCCTATGGCCCTAAAAATCTTGACCATCTCATCCTTCCATTCATGGGATATCATCGGGTTATCAGACTTTCCAAAAAACTCTTTCGGGTTCAACTTCTTAAACTGAAACTGAACCTTTCTATACctattttcctcagtttcagcaggcGACCCTTGGTTTTGCTGATTGTTGACTTGTCCAACATTTTGGTTTATAACAGCAGCAGCGACTTCTTAGGCTATTAACTGGGTCAGTTGTGCCATATTCACATTCACAGTCTGATTTTCTAATTGTGGCTCATCTCCATCAATAGGACCACCATTTCAGGTACCACCTCTCCTAGTACCAGTACGTCTCCTAGTACCACTCCTTGACATTCCTATATAAGGCAATGATAATCTTAGAAAAGAATACAAATACACTAATAACAATCATAAAGCATATCCAAGCTATGGATATACATAACGAAACGTGCTAGGCTCACTCCCCCCAAGTCCTAGAGTTACTCTAACCTAAGCTCCTGATACCTACTGTAACAACCCTACTTTCCACATAACCCAGACCGATGATTAAATAGAAAGTATGTCGTTAATTTCCTGTAACAAGGTACATAACCACAGAAAACTAGGAACACAGTTCCATTATAATTGAATATGCAGAAGGGAATTTTATTTAATCGTAAAAGAGAAGATATCTAAAAAATAGCTAAAGTGTACTTAACAACTCTTAAATGATCCACAATAAGTAAAATGTTGAACCgctgaaaaaaaatgaaactaccCGAGTTCAAATATCCCCACTGCCTCACTACTACATgacgaaaaataaataattgaagaagaatagATGTCCACCTTCAGTTAGATATCTTCAGAATATCCACCGGAACTGGAATCAATCAAACTCCTTCACGATCCATAACAACACCTGAAAAATAATCAACGGGAGTTAAACTCCAAGCAAGTTCACAATAGACCCGACCAAGACAAATGTAAGGATTCGGTAATTAATAACTAACTAAACAGGTGAAACacgaagaaataagaaattaaacATTTAAACACCCAACCATTTGTCTAACTAAAATATAAATACTAAGAAGTCTTAAAGCCTTATAAGAACATTTCTGCGCTCTCCACAGATACTAATATAAGGAACAAATCCATCCGGGTGTACGAAACATACCCACGAAACATACCCACCAAATGATGTACAAAACTAACTTGTCAAGACACCACTTTGAAAGAGTTGTCCACTGCTCTTTCTACAGATTCGTAGGGAACACAATGCTACTGTACTACTCCCAAATACACAACACGGAAGTAATATATGTGACATTTCCGAAATAATGCCTACACCGAGACACACGTCTATACTCCTTTTACATTCTTCAAAATTCAGAAGTACAATACCCCATAATCAACTAAACCCATTGTATCTTGTCTCAAGATTCACATAGAATGATTATAAAGTATATATATACCATGTACAGTTGGTTCCATGAACTCAACTAGTCATAAATGCATGTACACTTTGTTAACTAATCCACTTAGCACCTCCTCTATTTAGACACTCACGGACTTGAGCACAACAACTTTGCATCTCCATAAATTGGACACCCACGTACAACAAGCACAACAACAAACTAATGGTTCAAGGAGCCTCCATGAATTCATCTCTTACAGCATGAGCACAAGTTAAAATTTACAAACACAAGATACAAACAGATGTCCCTACTACCATCGTATACCAGTACGTGCCGGGAAAAAAAACTAACTAATGGATACATTTTCCTTCCGTAGTATTACTTCCAAAATCATGTTCTAGGTATTTGACTACACACAACATATAAGTTTCCTAACGTTCTTCTCGTTCATAATAATATTCACAGCAAGATGTGAGCttaaattaaatcacataaaaggATTTCTTAACCTTAACTTACCTTAAGAGATGCTATCAGTAGAAATTAGGATCAAATTAAAATTCTAATTCAATCAAAACTCTATAATTCTACAAGATTATTAAGTCAAGTTAAACACCCCTAAATTTATCCTAATACAGAAATAAAGTGAACTTGCCTCAATACCAAGCAACTGTAGCCAATCTTCCCAAGAAGCAATCACTTCACTGAAACGAATCCTAAATACAAAAGGAATCACCACAAAATTACATGGTTACAAAGAGAACAATAATAAAAAATCTAGATACGGACAATCCTAATAAAACCCTTACCACAGTAGACACAATGAAACCTTCTTTTCTCCAAATCCTTATTAGGTCTGCTATAGAATACAGCCACCTAATTCTTATCGTTCTCTTTCTACACGTTATGATTTTTATATTCTTTGAATCCGTCTTCCACGATTAGGGAGTTAAAGAACAGGTCAAAACCTAATCAGTTTCTTTagaaataactatataaatcctTTAATTCTATAAGGGCCGTCTTACCATCCTAAAACTATATATCTACAGCTAAATCAAAATGGTTGGCTATTATAGTCTACCCCACTAGAAAAGGATTTCGTCCCCGGAATTAAAATTACCACGTTATTAAAAAGTTGCGGGTGATAACGACAAATAACATCCTCACTCTCCCACGAAGCTTCTCGCTCGTCCTGTGAATTTCATTGCACTTTGACAAATGGAATTTCTCGAGACCGTAGTTGCCTAACTTGTCGTTCTAAAATACGAATACCCTCATCTTCATAGGTGGCATCCGGTTTCACAACTAACTCACTAAGGTCTGCTTTTTGAGCTCGCTCCCCATCTTTTAAGTGTCTACGTAGCATAGAAACATGAAATACGTTGTGGACACCAGATAAATGCGGTGGTAACTCCAATTGGTATGCCATATTTCCAATCTTCTTAGTTATAGGAAAAGGTCCAATAAATCTAAGAGCCAATTTACCTTTCTTCCCAAACCTCATTACTCCTTTCATAGGAGACACCTTGAGTAATACCTCATCTCCGACTTCAAGAGGTAATGGTCGACGCTTCCTATCTGCATAACTTATCTGTCTACTCTGAGCTTTACGAAGACAATCCTTAACCACTAAGATCTTCTCCGTAGTGAGCTGAACCAAATCAGGCCCCAAAAATCTCTTTTCACCCACTTCTACCCAACACGCTGGTGAACGACAAGGTCTTCCGTAAAGAGCTTCAAAAGGAGCCATACCAATGCTCGACTGATAACTATTATTGTAAGAAAATTCTGCCCATGGTAAATAATCATCCCAATTTCCTTGGAAATCTAGCACACACGCTCGAAGCATATCCTCAATATTTGATTAACTCTCTCTGTCTGaccatcagtctgaggatgaaatGAAGTACTAAAATCCAAATCTGAACCCAAAGCTTGTTGAAAGCTTCTTCAAAATTTTGAAGTGAATTGCGCACCCCTATCAGAAACAATTGAGACTGGCGTTCCATGCAATACCACAATCTTCTCTACATAGAGCTTGCATAATCTATCTATGTTGTAGGTAGTATGCACTGGTAAGAAGTGTGCCGACTTAGTCAACCTTTCCACTATTACCCAAATAGAGTCATGTCCTCTCTTTGATCTCGGTAGTCCAACTATAAAATCCATGGAAATATTTTCCCATTTCCATTCTGGTACTGGGAGTGGTTGTAATTCTCCAGCTGGCTTTTGGTGCTCAATCTTAACTTGTTGACATGTTCGGCATTTAGAAACATATTCTGCAATATCTCGCTTCATACTTTTCCACCAAAATTGTCTACGCAAATCCTTATACATTTTTTGTAGGTCCAGTATGGATAGTGTAGCGACTACGGTGAGCTCCATCTaattgtagatggtgtatttttgacaaaggctaaattcataaactcataattatacgaaactctgattcagcaatcagacgtgagtatcgaggcacgagtctctcatcgaattctcaacagagagtactttctctcagagtacatgtagatatgaagtctcacgactggacaacgacatatctcatgaatactgaatactttcagtgattatttctatatagcatcacgtgatggacggctcctagacagcttgctctgctagtatagagccacaaagttaattattcctaattacaatcgctcctattccatggtcgaatccacgactggtcccatggaatggcgataacaattgttctgattctatgatcgaatccacgacttgatatcatagaatagcaataactatattatctcattactacgatttcatgatcgaatccacaactggtctcgtaaatgttaatagataaatcttaattactctgattctatggtcgaatctacgatcccatagaatggtaatgctcactttattattctgaatttgtagtcgaatcctcagctgatcctatgaattaataataaacatcttattactcagttttgtgaattattctccactgaattccataattagtaataaataatcaacaaccgggcgtctgagctacctctaagtaagccccgattcaaatggtgaaggtgtattcaacgatgatacactaacagtcaccgcacgaacgagtatttcaaaaatacaacgaaacgatgaacctatgcaaaatagagaagaaaataataaataattaaaaatattgaccaggatgctgggagcacggacacacgaccgaccgaccgtgtcgtggtcaatcccacgccagttttatattttaatgcatttttattattttccatgatttgatgaaaatcctctcattttatcaaatctccttcgtctcgaggaaactcctcggtttcatggtacttccataaatccataaaaaaataatataaaattaaggaaaggagtgtggggcatgaccattggccaaccggccatgccttggtcccaaccggccccacacccacggttccttattattttattattattattatttttctaatttcatgaaaaaactccttgatttcatggtatttttgcataaatcatcaaataataatgaaataaaataaattatgaaaacttgtgggaccgagccTTGGCTGGCCGGCTatgtcctagccggtcccacacgcccctttgttttattattttattattagttttccttgaattcatcaaattccttgatttcatggtatttctctcaaattaggaaaaattccctcaaatcatcaaaaatacctaaaaaatatcaaaaaattaagaaaactcgtgggaccgggcctaaGCCGGCTggtcatgcctccacggtcccacaagcccttgttttcattattttaatattttttgcttccttgaactcatgaaaactccttcaattcatggaaactccctaaattcatcaaatttctcaaaattcatcaatttttcataaaatcatcaaaatattataaaattaaggaaaacgcaccacgggaccgtggtcacgatcggccgaccatgccttgaccaaggcggtcccacgcctcctcattccttattttataattatttttcatcatctcatggtgttttcctcagtttcgtcgaaaccctaagtttggcatattttctcgaatggatgctcaattgcacgccagaaaatatcaaaattctcaggactgagacacggatgccttggggacacgagcacgctatcttgacctacCAATATTGACTATTTGGCTCACGGAATccagtcccatcaattttcacagttttgacctaatttgcacaattgctcgtattaggtccaaaactctcccaaacactttggattttcatgaagtgatcgtcaggcggtcacgggacaacccagggctggtttcatgactccatggtcggtccctcgcctcgcctcgtcataattaattaggttttctcacctaaggctcagacgagtattttcgaataaatgattaagccagcatttaatcattctttcaccaacaaatcgtcaactcttcaggagttcttcgtatttgctcacgtgagcatatggacactacatggttgatccacgatcccatgtagtcgctccctccttcgtcccatggtttaaattctgacgaaccatgaattgatcatcaattgatcaaattagggtttctgaatccaaggatcatcattccagattctaaccttaataattttatgacgacctcatggtcattaattttattaattatgctcggttcaacgaccagtattctaattaatatttttggtacgctgccaataatccatcagacgagcaacacatgctcagacgatcaaatattcaacaattcatcacatgagaaacacttgctcagatgataaatatttgttcaaaccaaggaatattggttcaacaataattattcatcgatccaccgaatgagcaatacttgctcatgtcatcgtaagaactatacctctgtctcatgacatgttcaattcacgagtttcagaacatcatgttcaactcagcaactacatggactcatcgtcccatcaaaccacgaagtcatcaattgactaacaaaccacgggacgtcaatcgtgtcacttggggggatatcacttagggtttcggtctggcggtctacggcacgtgtgttcaaacacacgatggaatgtgagcaagtcgtgcaatcagttaaaggaattcacgaggtagtgggtggaa
This DNA window, taken from Papaver somniferum cultivar HN1 chromosome 3, ASM357369v1, whole genome shotgun sequence, encodes the following:
- the LOC113360172 gene encoding uncharacterized protein LOC113360172, with protein sequence MISHEWKDEMVKIFRAIGPSCTEVFKQRLATFELTGYAHTWWTSASRGLDYATMIWTGFIRMFDDKYFPQSIRNAKEREFLSFKQGTLSVTEYEIEYSRLSMFVPHLVDTEEKNRRRFVHGLNVVYQRHIVANHMIDTYVRAFECARELEQDFLAHKRDEEYLKKENKVDRASKASSSQHGSGKNQQSQNITQQGGQPGKKRKGHWNQGNHGQKDGGTKRAVVSAEGEAVGAKPIKFFYGLCYNCRERGHKALKYTNQKVRTTYRREQANTGVANRNVQPRGQGQLFVVQPSETENATLGGTFFILGEPVSILFDNGATHSFISAKLVRMVNLSMKVCDFPLHVATPTSSMVELSNKVDACPIMIGDVEHLVDLYVLEMVPYNVLLRMDWLSFNFVQLDCAVKTNNFAKPGQSKIASIHVVSDFSYLFREVPGLPPSRQVEFRIELQLGTTPIARAPYRMDPKEMQELKSQIDQLLSQGFIRRSSSPRGAPFKGAIWFSMIDLRSGYHQLLVRDQDISKTVFLTRYGSYEFLVMPFGLTNAPAVFMDLMNRVFRDFLDRFVIVFIDDILVVSVDPSKIEAVLSWKQPTTVSEIRSFLGLDGYYCRFIKDFSRILGPLIKLTKKREPFVWDFKCEDAFQELKTKLTSAPVLTLPEEGKELVVYTDASLLGLGCVLMQEGKVISYASRQLHVHEKNYPTHDLELEAIVFALKLWRHYLYGERFEFFTDHKSLKYLFSQKDLNMRQRRWMKLINDYTFGLQYHPGKANVVADGLTRKPRGLLASMMVEQWKMLETVAEFDLDVKNSSTSQAFLGNLVVQPALISRIIQAQSKDGWCVNYLELET